One Lachnospiraceae bacterium C1.1 genomic region harbors:
- a CDS encoding MFS transporter — MLEKILPKTKIASDEVKMPELALGYFLGPFLAFISNAIFGSYLNRYYSDVLGWTDAERFGIFSAVLPMVSVLCVIAGNLIVGHFIDNTRTREGKARPFMFLSIPLIILAIAMLFMTPVKLSPLIQMIWIAVSYNLYYAVAYPLFYTSHSSMVGLSTRNSDKRGLLATLSNASGVAAVGVGASILVPILLQSFLFVSKDGIIDTAASYDNWRKCMIVLCIISALGILLEYFFTRERITEENMKLGIKEEKLPMKKQISVCMSDKYWWLIILYFFLFQLGGLIKNGSMSYYCRWMFDGISTESAAGTAMGTLGLIGGLPTAVGMVAAWPIANKLGKTRAVTFGMIFSVIGGLISFIDIHNFVIVCTGVILKGIGSIPAMYVTLAILSDVLDHLEAKNGFRSDGFTMSVYGAIMVGLAGLGNGIINALLSVSGYDPSRTIQNASVSNTLTLCYLGMELICYAIIIVLMIFLDVEKHTKENQAKIAANQKEAINASKA, encoded by the coding sequence ATGCTTGAAAAAATTTTGCCGAAAACAAAAATTGCTTCGGATGAAGTCAAAATGCCTGAATTGGCTCTTGGATATTTCCTTGGTCCTTTTCTTGCGTTTATCTCAAATGCAATTTTCGGATCATATCTCAACAGATATTATTCAGATGTCCTGGGATGGACTGATGCTGAAAGATTCGGGATATTTTCAGCAGTACTTCCGATGGTTTCTGTTTTGTGTGTTATAGCAGGGAATCTGATAGTCGGTCATTTTATTGACAATACCAGAACCCGTGAAGGAAAGGCAAGACCATTTATGTTTTTGTCTATCCCGCTCATCATTCTGGCGATAGCCATGCTTTTTATGACACCTGTAAAGCTGAGTCCGCTCATACAGATGATATGGATCGCTGTTTCGTATAATCTTTACTATGCAGTTGCATATCCTTTGTTTTATACATCACACAGTTCCATGGTTGGTCTTTCTACCAGAAATTCTGACAAGAGGGGACTGCTTGCAACTCTTTCCAACGCTTCCGGTGTGGCAGCTGTAGGTGTTGGCGCAAGCATACTTGTACCCATACTTTTACAGAGTTTTCTCTTTGTAAGCAAAGACGGCATTATAGATACGGCAGCCAGTTATGATAACTGGAGAAAATGCATGATAGTCCTCTGCATAATATCTGCGCTCGGCATCCTTCTTGAATATTTTTTTACGAGAGAGAGAATTACTGAAGAAAACATGAAGCTTGGCATAAAAGAAGAAAAACTGCCTATGAAAAAGCAGATTTCGGTATGCATGAGTGATAAGTACTGGTGGCTGATAATTCTTTATTTTTTCCTTTTCCAGCTTGGGGGACTGATAAAAAACGGTTCCATGAGCTATTACTGCAGGTGGATGTTCGATGGTATTTCTACAGAAAGTGCTGCAGGAACAGCAATGGGAACCCTCGGACTTATCGGTGGTCTCCCTACTGCCGTCGGAATGGTCGCAGCCTGGCCTATTGCCAATAAGCTCGGTAAGACAAGAGCGGTTACATTCGGAATGATTTTTTCAGTTATAGGCGGTCTTATAAGCTTTATCGATATCCATAATTTTGTAATTGTCTGTACAGGCGTGATCCTTAAAGGTATCGGTTCGATTCCTGCAATGTATGTAACTCTGGCAATACTTTCAGATGTGCTGGATCATCTGGAGGCAAAGAACGGATTCAGAAGTGATGGTTTTACAATGTCAGTATATGGAGCGATCATGGTGGGACTCGCAGGGCTTGGAAACGGAATTATAAACGCCCTTTTATCTGTCAGCGGATATGACCCTTCAAGGACAATACAGAATGCTTCAGTGTCGAATACACTTACACTCTGTTATCTTGGAATGGAGCTTATATGCTACGCGATAATCATTGTCCTGATGATCTTCCTTGATGTCGAAAAGCATACAAAAGAGAATCAGGCAAAGATCGCAGCAAATCAGAAAGAAGCAATAAATGCATCAAAGGCATGA
- a CDS encoding glycoside hydrolase family 3 C-terminal domain-containing protein, with protein sequence MKTRRYMWRGLTTVSASLLALTVAASPIIESSRTDIDKYLGTKSSRIITDGSEDKSAIYTYKSDYSSTDELLKAIADLGERMNEEGSVLLKNNNSALPLSKAETEKISLLGYSSYYPVQGGDMGSTLAENSGTSADTVDFLTALSAKGFKINPTLEKIYTGLKEEIKGESVMPWGQTFSYYHAVAPAIGGVFSNPEPTIDRLNKEDSSWKDTLSDYNTMIVTIGRGAAENGNYTPGKDGVEADSGQSDPLGLSDSEREIIAAAKSAKEANGGKVIVLLNNASAMEIEELKEDDGVDAILEIGLPGGYGFYGVCDVLSGAENPSGRLSDTYAVNNANSPAAQNYGNYEYTNADSEYSINSEIVEAEGIYTGYKYYETRYADLVNSVGNADSTKGSTSGKAWNYDDEVTYPFGYGLSYTSFEQTLDKLDVNLEDRTVTATVTVKNTGSTAGKDVVQLYVSTPYTDYDKEHLVEKSAIQLLDYAKTSLLESGESETLTITADAQYMASYDSSFENADGSLGNYILDQGDYYFTIGSDSHDAVNNVLSMSTDINKAESASDTEIAEADVETETAANDTDGTDTVKWTLDNFDSESFSTTKNGTKVSNQLSDMDLNYYMPGTVTYLSRSDWDATWPVTYNDLTATDDMLDVMKNGTYQITENGDSNSVTFDADNGLTLASLKGVTDINDERYSKLMDQLSLKEAMIRTAFGGTSTKTIESILSPETIQNDGPNGFGSYTLGQYANTDTSSGDPYVIDKNDPNMNYKFGTMCSETVIGQTFNKDLAYEYGKICGNYSIWANTTILWGAGTNLHRVPYNARNHEYYSEDPILTAFQGAAFVKGGNEYGCIIAQKHFAFNDTEINRTGISVFMTEQKAREGELRAMQSAVEDAGELGIMTAYNRVGVTADNAHYGLMMNILRKEWGFKGLMSEDFIQDPFYASLKDAVHCGITMTCNTGDNKIEAVSSKWSYWTEENVGKDATLMNDLKTVMLYQNYALANSNAMDGLGISSKIVSVNTWYDNAVIAAKILFALLTLLFAYLYLKSSKKTNVIIEEIRKEEVQV encoded by the coding sequence ATGAAAACTCGAAGATATATGTGGAGGGGGCTTACGACGGTTTCTGCGTCGCTTCTGGCACTTACGGTAGCTGCCAGCCCGATCATAGAAAGCTCACGGACTGACATTGATAAATATCTCGGAACAAAAAGTTCCAGGATAATAACAGATGGGTCTGAGGATAAGTCAGCGATATATACTTATAAATCAGATTACAGCAGTACCGACGAGCTGCTGAAGGCTATTGCCGACCTCGGAGAAAGAATGAACGAAGAAGGCAGTGTTCTTTTGAAAAACAATAATTCAGCACTTCCTTTATCTAAAGCTGAAACAGAAAAAATATCCCTTCTTGGATATTCAAGCTATTATCCTGTTCAGGGTGGTGATATGGGAAGTACTCTTGCAGAAAATTCCGGAACAAGCGCTGATACTGTAGATTTTTTGACTGCTTTATCAGCAAAAGGTTTTAAGATCAATCCAACTCTTGAAAAAATATATACCGGGTTGAAAGAGGAGATCAAGGGCGAAAGCGTAATGCCCTGGGGACAGACCTTTTCATATTATCATGCAGTTGCTCCCGCGATCGGTGGTGTATTTTCAAATCCGGAACCTACAATTGACCGACTTAACAAAGAAGATTCCTCATGGAAAGATACTCTTTCTGATTACAACACCATGATCGTAACAATAGGAAGAGGTGCAGCAGAAAACGGAAATTACACCCCTGGAAAAGACGGAGTTGAGGCTGATTCCGGCCAGTCTGATCCTTTGGGACTTTCTGATTCAGAGCGTGAAATAATTGCTGCGGCTAAATCCGCTAAAGAGGCAAATGGTGGTAAAGTCATAGTTCTTCTTAACAATGCAAGTGCTATGGAGATTGAAGAACTCAAAGAAGATGACGGAGTTGATGCTATATTAGAGATCGGACTTCCCGGTGGATATGGATTTTATGGGGTGTGTGATGTTCTCAGCGGTGCTGAAAATCCTTCCGGACGACTTTCTGATACTTACGCTGTAAATAATGCAAATTCTCCTGCAGCCCAGAATTACGGGAATTATGAGTATACAAACGCTGACAGCGAATATTCCATCAACTCAGAAATAGTTGAAGCTGAGGGAATTTATACCGGTTATAAATATTATGAGACCAGATATGCGGATCTTGTAAATTCAGTGGGAAATGCTGACAGTACAAAAGGCAGCACAAGCGGAAAAGCATGGAATTATGATGATGAAGTTACATATCCCTTCGGATATGGCTTATCATATACCAGCTTCGAACAGACTCTCGACAAATTGGATGTCAATTTGGAAGACAGGACTGTAACGGCTACGGTAACAGTTAAGAATACAGGCAGTACAGCCGGAAAAGATGTTGTACAGTTATATGTATCCACTCCTTATACAGATTATGATAAAGAGCATCTGGTTGAAAAATCGGCAATTCAGCTCCTTGATTATGCCAAAACAAGCCTTTTGGAAAGCGGTGAATCGGAAACCCTGACAATAACAGCTGATGCACAGTATATGGCAAGTTATGACAGTTCTTTTGAAAATGCAGACGGAAGTCTTGGAAATTATATTTTAGACCAGGGAGATTATTATTTCACCATTGGTTCTGACTCACATGATGCAGTTAATAACGTGCTTTCCATGAGCACAGATATCAATAAGGCTGAATCCGCTTCAGATACGGAAATTGCGGAAGCTGATGTTGAGACCGAAACGGCTGCAAATGATACAGATGGAACAGATACTGTAAAATGGACACTTGATAATTTTGATTCCGAAAGCTTCAGCACTACGAAGAACGGCACTAAAGTTTCTAACCAGTTAAGCGATATGGATCTCAATTATTATATGCCGGGTACGGTAACTTATCTCAGCAGGAGCGACTGGGACGCAACATGGCCTGTAACCTACAATGATCTTACAGCTACTGACGATATGCTTGATGTAATGAAAAACGGCACGTACCAGATCACAGAAAATGGTGACAGCAATTCCGTTACCTTTGATGCTGACAATGGTCTGACTCTTGCAAGCCTCAAGGGTGTTACCGACATCAATGATGAAAGATATTCAAAGCTCATGGATCAGCTTTCGCTCAAGGAGGCTATGATCAGGACGGCTTTTGGCGGAACAAGCACAAAGACAATTGAGTCTATACTTTCACCTGAAACAATACAGAATGACGGACCGAACGGATTTGGTTCATATACTCTTGGACAATACGCAAACACAGATACTTCAAGCGGAGATCCTTATGTAATTGATAAAAATGATCCAAACATGAATTACAAGTTTGGAACTATGTGCTCTGAAACAGTTATAGGACAGACCTTTAACAAAGATTTAGCTTACGAATACGGAAAAATCTGCGGAAATTACTCAATTTGGGCAAATACAACGATCCTCTGGGGAGCAGGAACAAACCTTCATCGCGTGCCTTATAATGCAAGAAACCATGAATATTATTCAGAAGATCCAATTTTAACCGCATTTCAGGGTGCAGCTTTCGTTAAAGGCGGAAATGAATATGGATGCATTATAGCCCAGAAACATTTTGCTTTTAATGACACAGAGATCAACCGTACAGGTATTTCAGTATTTATGACTGAGCAGAAAGCCCGGGAGGGTGAGCTCCGTGCAATGCAGTCAGCGGTTGAAGATGCCGGCGAGCTTGGAATCATGACTGCTTATAATCGTGTAGGTGTAACAGCTGATAACGCACATTATGGGCTTATGATGAATATTCTCCGCAAAGAATGGGGATTTAAGGGTCTTATGAGTGAAGACTTTATCCAGGATCCGTTCTATGCATCCCTTAAAGATGCTGTTCACTGCGGAATAACAATGACATGTAATACCGGTGATAATAAAATAGAGGCCGTTTCTTCTAAATGGAGTTACTGGACGGAAGAAAATGTAGGTAAAGACGCAACACTGATGAACGATCTGAAAACTGTAATGCTTTATCAGAATTATGCGCTTGCAAATTCAAATGCAATGGACGGACTCGGAATCAGCTCAAAGATTGTAAGTGTTAATACCTGGTATGACAATGCAGTTATTGCTGCTAAAATATTATTTGCATTATTGACGCTGCTTTTTGCGTATTTATATCTTAAGAGCAGCAAAAAAACAAATGTAATTATCGAAGAAATAAGGAAAGAAGAGGTACAGGTATGA